A stretch of Chitinophaga caeni DNA encodes these proteins:
- a CDS encoding MauE/DoxX family redox-associated membrane protein, whose product MSLKNSRIVDGISLAFIILWTYAALSKLFHFESFVYQLNQSPLLGGYGKYMAILIPGIELIISLLFVFERSRRIALKASFLLITIFTVYLIGMITFADKVPCSCGGIISRFTWDQHIVFNLFFIAIGLIALLANKSKKVTQN is encoded by the coding sequence ATGTCCCTGAAAAATTCAAGAATTGTAGACGGAATAAGTTTGGCATTTATAATACTTTGGACATACGCTGCTTTATCGAAACTTTTTCATTTTGAATCTTTCGTATACCAGCTTAATCAATCTCCTTTGTTGGGTGGTTATGGGAAATATATGGCCATTTTAATACCAGGGATAGAATTAATAATATCATTACTATTCGTCTTTGAGCGATCAAGAAGAATAGCTCTTAAAGCCTCATTTTTACTAATTACAATTTTTACTGTGTACCTGATTGGCATGATCACATTCGCAGATAAAGTGCCATGTAGTTGTGGCGGGATAATATCAAGATTTACATGGGATCAACACATTGTATTCAATCTGTTTTTTATAGCAATTGGACTTATAGCATTGTTAGCTAACAAGAGTAAAAAGGTAACTCAGAATTAA